GAGTCCTCCACCAAAGAACGCACGCTGTCCGCCGTGAACTTATAGCTGTTCTCCGTATGGATCGTCTCGCCATTGGCAAACGGCACCATCAGATTCGCCGCCGGGATACGTACCCGCTGTGCAGTGAGGCTTTCCAGATGCATCTCGATCCGCGACTCCGCCGCATTCCATCGCGCCTGATGTCGGAACCGCGCGAGATCGAAGTCCGCGCCAAGCTCCTTATTCAATCGCCGCAGTACATTCAGATTGAAAGCCCCCGTCACGCCGTTCTCATCGTCATACGCCGCAACAAGAATCGCTTCATCCTTCACCATGTCCGTCCCGAGAAGTAACGAATCGCCCGACTTCAGCTGCCCGCGCAGGTTCCGCAGAATGGCCCGAGCTTCATCGGGCGCAAAGTTTCCAATGCTCGATCCGATATAAAGTGCCATCGTCGGTCCATCGTGCGGAGCCAGTTCAAGTGCGTCCGTGACATAGTTCGCAACCTCCGGCTCAACGCAGACTTCGGTTAACGAACGTGACAGGCTCTCGCAGGCCTCATCCAGCGCAGACGCGGAGACATCAATCGGCACATACGTCACCGCGCCCTGCAACTTTACTGCGGCGTCCAGCAGAATGCCCGTCTTCGAAGCCGTTCCCGCGCCAAGCTCTACGACACGCAAAGGCTTCGTAGACGCACCCTTCGCCGCGGTGATGATCCCCTCCGCATATCCGGCAAAGATCGCACGCTCGGTGCGCGTCGGATAGTACTCCGGCAGCACCGTAATACGCTCGAAGAGACGCGATCCTGCAGCGTCATAAAAAAGCCATGGCGCCAACGATCGCGGCTGCGGAATCAGCCCGCGCTGTACCTCGCGAATCACCGCACACCGGGTCAGCTCCTCGGCTGACACTTCCATCTCACGAACTAAAGCACCCATTACAACCCACCCTCTACTTCGCTAAACGAATCCCGGAGAACTGCCAACGGGTCGCAGACTGGAAAAAATTACGATACGTCACACGCATATGGCTCGCCGGCGTTACGCAGGAACCACCGCGCAAAATCATCTGGCTCGACATGAACTTGCCGTTGTATTCGCCCAGCGCTCCCGGCAGTGGCTTGTATCCCGGATAGCCCGTATAAGGACTCGCCGTCCACTCCCAACAGTCGCCGATCATCTGCTGCAGACCTTCGCCTGTACCTGCTGCTGCAGGATGAAACACTCCCACATCCCACAAATTCCCGTCAAGCGTAAATGGCGCGGCGGCCGTCTCCCACTCCGCCTCTGTCGGCAATCGACAACCACTCCAGCGGGCAAACGCATCCGCTTCAAAGAAGCTGACGTGGCACACGGGCGTATCCAGCAGCTCCGACAACCCACGATATCCGCTCAGCGTAAATACCTTCCATCCCGTCGCATCGGCGGCATCGCGCTGCCAATACAGAGGAGCGCGCCAACCCTCGGACTCCACTGCGCTCCAGCCCTCGGAAAGCCAGAACTCTGCGCGGTCATACGCATCGTCCGCCATGAACTCCAGATATTCGCGGCAGCTAATCATGCGGTTCGCCAACGAATAAGGCTCCAGATAGACCTTGTGCCGGGGCGTCTCGTTGTCGAAGCTGAAATCCATGGGATCGCTCGCCTTCAATGGATACCCAATCTCTTGCAACCCACCAGGAAATTTGCTCCACGTCAGCGGACCTGCTTCGCTCTCCGTAACGACGATGTCGCGATACGCAGGATGCAGAGGGTTTGTAAAAAAGGCATTCTTCAGGTCCGTCAGCGCCAGCTCTTGATGCTGCTGCTCGTGGTTCAGTCCCAGCACAATGCGCCGGATCGCCTCTTCCTCGACCCCACCAGCGAGCAGACGCTCCATCGCCGCATCCACATGCGCGCGGAATTCGAGGATCATCTCCAGCGAAGGCCGCGAGAACGAAGCGCGCAGCTTCTTCTCAGGAATCTCATCGCCCAGCGAGACGTAATAGCTGTTAAACAGCCAGTGGAAATCCGCATGGAACTCGACGTACTCTGGCAGAAACTGGCGCAGCACAAACGTCTCGAAAAACCAGCTCGTATGCGCCTGGTGCCACTTGATCGGACTTGCGTCCGGGGTCGATTGGACCATCTGGTCCTCGGCGCTTAAACCCCGCGTAATCTCCGCGGTCGCGCCACGCACGGCTTTGTAGCTCGCCAGCAGGCTCTGGGCCTGCACACCTTTGCTCTCTGAGACCTGGATCATCGTCGGCTCTCCATGCGGCTGATTATCCGTCAGATGCTCCAGTGCACGCCATCGGTGCATTCATTGCGACCCTCAAAGGAGGGGCAACAGCAGGATTTAATGCAGGAAATGAATCCGCCGACCCCAATCCGGACGCCGCAGCATGTCCGTTTCTGGACGACAATCCCAGAGATGAACACTGAAGCGCCTTCGTCCCACAGTAACTCATAGAAAATGCAATGGAACAAACGCCTTTTCTTTGGGCAGAAACGTGCTTTCTATTTTTGTAGTCCCGTGGACGGCAAAACCCACCCACGGTCTGTTTCACACGGAGAAGGAACAATGAGCACTCTGACGCAGGATGTCCGCTACGCACTCCGGCAGTTGCGCAAAACGCCAGCGTTCACCATCACGGCGATCCTCACGCTGGCCCTTGGCATCGGCGCAAACGCGGCCATCTTCACCCTTGTGCACGCCGTTCTGCTGCAGAGCCTGCCCGTAGCCGAACCCAGTCGCCTGATCCGGATCGGAAGCAAAATTACCTGCTGCGTGAACTCCGGCGCTCCCGACGACGGCGACAACATTCTGTTTTCCACTCAGACCTACCAGCAGCTTAAACAGGGCGTTCCGGAGTTTGAAGAACTCGCCGCCATCCAGGCAGGCTTCGCCTATCGCCCCGTCATCGCACGACGAGATGGAGCCCAGGCCGAAGCACGATCCAGCATGGGCGAATTCGTCTCCGGCAACTATTTCCAGACCTTCGGCCTGAACCCTCAGGCAGGAAGACTTCTCACCGAAGCCGACGACATTGCAGGCGCTCCCATCGTCGCCGTTATGAGCTACGACACCTGGCAGAACCAGTTCTCCGGTGACACCTCCATCATCGGCGGCACCTTCTGGATCAACACCAAAGCCGTCACCGTCGCAGGGATCGCGCCCAAGGGCTTCTATGGAGACCGCCTCTCCAGCACGCCTCCGAACTTCTACCTCCCCATCGAGTCGATGCCCGTTCTCGCAAATGTGGGTTACGTCCACGATCCGGAGACGCACTGGCTGGACATCATCGGACGCGTGAAACCGGGAGTCGCGCTGGGGCCGCTCCAGCAGAAGGTCAGCGCCATCGTCAAACAGTCCATCGCGGACAACAAGGACTTCATCGGCGACAAAGGCAAAGCGCTGCTGGCGAAGACGCACGTCGGTCTGGCTCCGGGTGGCGCGGGCATTGAAGAGATGAAGGACCAGTACGCCTCTAACCTTCGGATCCTCATGACGATCTCGGCCCTCGTGCTCTTGATCGCCTGCGCCAATATCGCCAATCTGCTTCTGGTCCGAGGCATGGGGCGCAAAACGGAGATGTCCGTTCGCACAGCGCTCGGTGCGATGCGTCGCCGCATCATCGGTCAGCTCCTCACGGAAAGCCTCATCCTCGCCCTCCTCAGCGGTTTTGCGGGTCTGGCCGTCGCCTTCGCGGGAACGCAGATGCTGCTCAGAATGGTCTTCAACGGAGCGAACCGTCTGCCCATCCAGGCGAGCCCATCCCCCATCGTCCTTGGATTCGCTCTCCTGCTCTCCCTGGTCACGGGCGTCGTCTTCGGCATCGCACCTGCATGGATCGCAGCGCAGGCCCAGCCCGCCGATGCCTTACGCAGCGGAACTCGCGCAACTTCTACGGGAGCCTCTCTGCTGCAGAAGGGCCTGGTCGTCCTGCAGGCAGGTCTCTCTCTTGTTCTCCTTGTCGGTGCGGGCCTCTTCTCGCAGAACCTCGCCAAGCTTCAGCACAAGGATTTAAAGCTGGAGTCGCACAACCGATACATCGTGCATATCAATCCGCAGACGGCGGGCTACATGGCTCCGCAACTGGAAGCGCTCTACCGTACCATCGAGGATCGCTTCCACGCGGTACCGGGCGTAAAGAAGGTGGGCATCAGCACCTATACGCCCATGGAAGACAACAACTGGGGCAATTACCTCCAGGTGCAGGGTCAACCAACGCACGGCATAGGAGCCTCTTTTGTAAAAACCAACGCGGAGTACTTCGCCTCCGTGGGCACACACCTTTTAGCCGGACGCGGGTTTACAATGCGCGACACCGCTGCGGCTCCGACCGTCACGATCATCAATCAGAAACTGGCGCAGCAGCTCTTCCAGAACTCCAGCCCCCTTGGACAACATATCGGACCTCCCAAGTCACCGGGGGACTATGAGATCGTCGGCGTCGTCGAAGATACGGCCTATACCGACGTGAAATGGGAAAACCATGGCATGTACTTCGTGCCGATGATGCAACGGCCCGCAAGCGATACAGGTCCCGCAGACAAGGACGAAGGTCTCTACGCCGGTGCCATCGTGCTCCAGACCGAGCGCCCAATGGACAACGTAGAAGCCCTGGCGCGAAGAACCCTCGCCAGCATCAATCCCAATCTCTCCGTCGTAAAATTCCAGACCTTCAACGCGCAGATCGCCGACCGCTTCACGGATGACAGAACGATTGCCCGCCTCACCATGCTCTTCGGCGGACTCGCCCTTCTGCTGGCCTCCGTGGGCCTCTACGGCGTAACCTCCTACACCGTAGCCCGGCGCACTTCCGAGATCGGTATCCGCATGGCTCTCGGTGCGGAACGTGCCAGCGTCGTCGCGATGATCCTGCGCAGCGCCATGCTGCAGGCAGGAATCGGTCTGGCCATCGGAATTCCAGTAGCGCTCTTCTGCGTTCGCTATGTAAAGTCGCAGTTGTACAACATCAGCAGTGTCGACCCCAGCGTACTTGCTGGAGCCGTGGTTACACTGGCCCTGGCCGCAGGGCTCGCCGGTCTCATTCCGGCACGGCGCGCAGCTTCCACAGATCCAGCACAAGCTTTGAGGATGGAATAGATGATTGAGTTGAAAAATCTGGAACGCAGCTTCCGGGCGGGCCACGAAGAACTCTGGGTACTACGACGCATCGCTCTCACCATTCGCGAAGGCGAATTTCTCACCATCATGGGACCATCGGGCGCGGGAAAATCCTCGCTCCTCAACGTCCTCGCTATGCTCGACGATCAGTGGCGTGGCGAGTTCTTCTTTGAAGGCCTCCCCGTCCATGCCATGAACCGCAAGCAACGCAGCGACCTCGCACGCCGCCGCATTGGCATGGTCTTCCAGAGCTATCATCTGCTCGACGACCTCACCGTGGCGGAAAATCTCGATCTCCCGCTCACCTACAAGAACATCCCGAGCAAGGAACGCCAGGCGCTCGTAGCCGACACGCTCGACCGCTTCCAGATCGTCGGCAAAAAAGACCTCTTCCCCAACCAGCTCTCCGGCGGACAGCAGCAGCTCGTCGGCATCGCCCGCGCCGTCATCCACAAGCCGTCACTCCTCCTCGCCGACGAACCCACAGGAAACCTGCACTCCGCCCAGGCAAGAGAGATCATGGAACTCTTCCGCGAACTCAACGCCGAAGGCACCACCATCGTGCAGGTCACCCACTCCGAATCCAACGCAGAGTACGGCTCGCGCACCATCGAACTCCGCGATGGCTGGGTGCACCTGAACACTGCTAACCCTCCCGCATAAGAACCCGGCGATCAAGGGACAAGCACGTAGTCTTTGCGAGCGAATCCGTGTTTTGAGAGAGGCCCCATGTTCCACCTTCGCGTCGGGCTTCGGACTTTGATCGGTTTTTTATAAAACCATAGGGCTAAGGATTCCGAGGGATGGCCCTGATGAATTGGGTCGAATGTAAATCTATCGGGGTTGCGGATCCAGAGTGGATTACGTGGAATCAGTTCCACGAAACATTACCCCAGTTATGGCGCACAACAGCACACAGAACCTTCGGTGCATAAAGCGACAGCAGGAATAAAGCCTGTGCTGCTGTGTCCTCCTTTTATGACCATTTTCAGGTCGACCCGGCGGTATTGCCGAACATCTCACGCAACTCAACGACGGAGATTCCACACACATGATGCAATCTATGACAGGAACGCCTTCAACGCTATCCGCTACGGTTCAAGCCCCACCATTCAAAGCGTTCTTTTCAAGAACAGACGAGACGAAAGAGCCTGAACCTGTGCCGTTCGATCCACGCATCGAACGCCGCGGTGAGGCAAAGCGCGTTCTTATTCTTGGCGCCGGTCTCAGTGGTCTTGTAGCGGGATATGAGCTCATGCGCGCGGGTCATCATGTCACGATCCTGGAAGCACAAACTCGTCCCGGTGGGCGGGTTTACACATTGAGAACTCCGTTTTCGGACGGGCTCACCACAGAGGCAGGAGCAGGTCGAATCCCAGCCAGCCACGCATGGACGCATCATTACATCAAGCACTTCGGCCTGAAGACCGTACCCTTTGCGCCAGACTCATTGACTACACTGATGTCCCTTCACGGAAAACAGGTGCCACTTACCCCGACTGTTCAGCTCTCTCAATACTTTGGCCTGTCGACAGAAGAAAAGAATCTCGGCCTCGCCGAGTTAGCGGAAAAGTATATTTTCCCGGCCATTCGGAAAATTCAATCCGCGCTCGATATCAACTCTTCTGACTGGCCACCAGACTCTCTTCGTCCATTCGACCGATACACCCTCTCGGATTTTGTGCGTAGTCAGGGCGCATCTCAGGTGGCCACCGATCTCTTGTGCTCTGGCATCACCCTCCGCAATGCATCCGCGCTCAACGTGCTTCGCATTTTGGCGCAGATGCATCTCACTCGTCTTGAAAAGATCCAGGGAGGAAACGACTTACTTCCACGAGCGATTGCCGCTAAGTTGGACGAGCGAATCCTCTATGGCGCGCGCGTCGTCAGCTTCCGCGAAGAAAAGTCCAGCGTGCGAGCCACTTTCATGCAGGAAGGTAAACACCATTCCCTTGGGGCCGACTACCTTATCTGCACCCTTCCCTTTTCAGTCCTTCGTCGCCTTGAAGCGATGCCGGACTTTACCCCATTGAAGCGGCAAGCCATCCAGGAGATGTCCTATGCCTCAATCGTTAAAGTGGCATTGCAGACGAAAACAAGAGATTGGGAAAAACGAGGACTGAGTGGATTCGCTCAGGCGGATATGGCAGAAATCTGGAATCCCTCCTGGGACCAGCCTTCGCCTCACGGAATCCTGCAGCTCTATCAGGAAGGAAAGGTCGCCGAAGACCTTGACCGTATGAGTCCATCGCAGAGATTGAACTTCGCGGCGACGTACATCGACAGGTTATTTCCAGGTTTTAGTCCAGATCTTGAGCGGAGCACATCCTACTCGTGGCAGCTGGATCCCTTTGCCCAGGGAGCGGGGATGACTTTACTTCCTGGAGATCTCTATTCCTGGTATCGCGCCGTCGCTTCCGTTGAAGGTCGAATCCACTTTGCGGGCGAACATACATCCGCGACGCCAAGCTTCATGCAGGGAGCCGTCACCTCGGGATACCGCGCAGCCAAAGAGGTCAACGAGCATATCTAGAAAAATCTGGACATAGGCGCGAGACAAACGACCGGTCTATTATTAATAGAATAGTTATGGCTTCCGCCCCTACAACCCGCGAACACCTTCTCGAGGTTGGGCTCCGGCAACTCCGTTTGACAGGCTACACGGCCACCGGCGTAAAGGAAGTGCTCGATCTCGCCAAGGTTCCCAAGGGCTCTTTTTATCACTACTTCCCCAGCAAAGAAGCCTTCGTTAGCGAAGTCTTTGCGCGATACGCGGAGAGCGAAGCACTAAGAATGGCCCACACCTTTGGCGATGAGTCGATACCTGCCCTGAAGCGACTGCGACGGTATTTCGATGAGATGTTCCTGGCATACGGGCCGAAAGCTGAGATCCGTGGATGTCTGGTTGGGAACATGAGCCTGGAGATCGCGGACCACAGTACTAAATTACAGACGCAACTCGAAGCAACGTATGCCGCATGGCAGGGTGGCATCGCAGACCTGCTGCGCCAGGCCATCAAGCGTGGCGAACTGAGGAAGTCCGTCAAGCCGGACGCGCTCGCGGAATTCATCCTGAACGGTTATGAAGGCGCACTCGTTCGCATGAAAGCAGACCAGAGCGACCGGCCCATCAAGAACTTTCTCTACTTCGTCTTTGAAGTTCTTCTTAAGAACTAAGCGATTGCCCTGAGACGAAACAACGGGAAGATCTTTTTTGAATCAACTAACCAACCGGTCTACTCATATAGACGAATCGGTTTTCCCGATTCCTACCTTTCGCTCCAAGGAGATTTACATGTCGAATTCAAGCACTTCTTCCAAAGGCACGGCGCTCATTACTGGAGCATCGACGGGCATTGGCGCAGTCTACGCAGATCGCCTCGCCAAACGCGGTTACGACCTGCTTCTGATTGCTCGCAACGGCAAACTGCTCAGTGAGCTCGCAAACTCACTCTCCACTGCTACCGGTCGCAAGGTCGAGGCCTTCCCAGCCGACCTCACCAACAAAGCCGAGCTGCGCAAAGTAGAAGAGCGACTCCGCACGGATACTTCAATCACTGCACTCGTAAACAATGCAGGCTTTGGAGGCGTGTCCACGCTCCTCGATTCAAAGGTAGACGACATGGAAAACATGATCGACCTGAATGTCACTGCGCTGCTGCGTCTTACTTCGGCTGTTCTTCCCGGCCTTCTGGAACGCAAAGGCGGAGCCATCATCAACATCGCATCGATCGTCGCACTGAATCCAGAGCTACTGAATGGCGTGTACAGCGGCACCAAGGCCTTCGTTTTGAATCTCACGCAATCGCTCCATAAAGAGGTGGGCGATAAGGGAATTCAGTTGCAGGCCGTACTCCCCGGTGGCACAGCCACTGAGTTTTGGGACCGCGCGGGCATAGGCGGACACCAGAACCTTCCCTCCGAAATGGTCATGAGTTCCGAGGAGATGGTTGATGCCTCTCTCGCCGCGTTCGATCGCGGCGAACTGGTCACCATCCCCTCGCTGCCTGATGTTACGGATTGGGACAAGTTCAACGCAGCACGTTTGGTTCTGCTCCCTAACCTCTCGCACAAACACTCGGCAGCGCGTTACGGCGTTCGCTAACTGTTTCTAATGCCCATTCCTCAAAAGCAGAACCGAGGAGTGGGCACCCCTACCGCACAACAAATTCAGCTAAAAAGAGCACCGGAGTTGGTGCCGATGAGGAGCGGCGATCTCTTTCTCCAGTAGAAATCCCCATCTATCGGAAACTCCGAGTTTGGAGCCAGCTACACAGCAGTAAGTAAGTAAACTCTTTCGAGATCCGCTCGTTGGTCGTGGTGAACAGAAGCGCCAGTGCAAAAAAAACGGCATTGGTCGTCGATTCTGAAAAAAGACGTGGAGCGCGTAGACGCCAAACCTAAATCTCTCGTGGAAATTTCCACTTCACATTGCATAAGCGCAACAAATGGCCTTTTCCCATTAGCGGAAAATAACGGTTCGGCATATACTTCGGGCATCGAGCATGTACGCCGCTCTGCTGGTGGGTCTCCCCCTTCCACCAGATCTCCAGAGTGAAACAGCTCGTGTGAGCGAGGTGCGTCTTCCCCCAGGCGTCGAGTAGCCCGTTTGACTCGAATCCCGATCTCCTTCCCGGTGCCTCGGCACACGCGCTGCCGCGTTTCGCGCGCGCTTTCGCCCAGCGCTCCTTCGCTCCTCTCCTCTCTGTCTTGGCTCCCGGCGAGTGCGCCCTCTGCTCCAACCCACTCCTAGAGGCACGCCTCGCCCCCCTCTGCCAACTCTGTCTGGACAAATTGAAGCCCGTAAAGCTCCTGCAATGTGTTATCTGCGGAGAAGCCCTCGGCATGGAATCCGCCTGGGCCCATGGGGAAGAAGCTCGGATCCCCTGCACCATCTGCCGCTTCTCGCCGCCACCCTTCGTCCTTGCGGCTTCCTTCGGTTCTTATGAAGGCACTCTGCGCCAGATGATTCATCTGCTGAAGTTTCAAGGACAAACCTCCCTAGCGAACATCCTGGGAGACCACCTCGCCACAACCCTCGAAGCCCTTCACGGCAAAATCCCCTCCGAGATGCTCGTGCTCTCCGTCCCCCTCTTCCGCTCCAAGCGACCCTTCAACCAGAGCACGCTTCTGGCCCGCCGCGCCGTCGCTCAGGTGAAGCGAAGGCACCCTGCATGGAATCTTCGCGAAAACCACACCCTCCTGCGCCGCGTCCGTCCGACGCAGAGTCAGTTCCAGCTCTCTCCCAGGCAGCGCCGCCTCAATCTCCGCGGCGCTTTTCGCGTGACGCGGCCAGGAAAGATTGCTGGCCGGGACATCCTGCTTGTCGACGACATTTACACCACCGGCGCTACGGCCCGCGAGTGCAGCAAGACGCTGCTCGCTGCCGGAGCGCACTCCGTCCACGTCCTT
This genomic stretch from Terriglobus saanensis SP1PR4 harbors:
- the egtD gene encoding L-histidine N(alpha)-methyltransferase, which produces MGALVREMEVSAEELTRCAVIREVQRGLIPQPRSLAPWLFYDAAGSRLFERITVLPEYYPTRTERAIFAGYAEGIITAAKGASTKPLRVVELGAGTASKTGILLDAAVKLQGAVTYVPIDVSASALDEACESLSRSLTEVCVEPEVANYVTDALELAPHDGPTMALYIGSSIGNFAPDEARAILRNLRGQLKSGDSLLLGTDMVKDEAILVAAYDDENGVTGAFNLNVLRRLNKELGADFDLARFRHQARWNAAESRIEMHLESLTAQRVRIPAANLMVPFANGETIHTENSYKFTADSVRSLVEDSGFSVEETWMDERGWFAVTLARV
- the egtB gene encoding ergothioneine biosynthesis protein EgtB, producing MIQVSESKGVQAQSLLASYKAVRGATAEITRGLSAEDQMVQSTPDASPIKWHQAHTSWFFETFVLRQFLPEYVEFHADFHWLFNSYYVSLGDEIPEKKLRASFSRPSLEMILEFRAHVDAAMERLLAGGVEEEAIRRIVLGLNHEQQHQELALTDLKNAFFTNPLHPAYRDIVVTESEAGPLTWSKFPGGLQEIGYPLKASDPMDFSFDNETPRHKVYLEPYSLANRMISCREYLEFMADDAYDRAEFWLSEGWSAVESEGWRAPLYWQRDAADATGWKVFTLSGYRGLSELLDTPVCHVSFFEADAFARWSGCRLPTEAEWETAAAPFTLDGNLWDVGVFHPAAAGTGEGLQQMIGDCWEWTASPYTGYPGYKPLPGALGEYNGKFMSSQMILRGGSCVTPASHMRVTYRNFFQSATRWQFSGIRLAK
- a CDS encoding ABC transporter permease — protein: MSTLTQDVRYALRQLRKTPAFTITAILTLALGIGANAAIFTLVHAVLLQSLPVAEPSRLIRIGSKITCCVNSGAPDDGDNILFSTQTYQQLKQGVPEFEELAAIQAGFAYRPVIARRDGAQAEARSSMGEFVSGNYFQTFGLNPQAGRLLTEADDIAGAPIVAVMSYDTWQNQFSGDTSIIGGTFWINTKAVTVAGIAPKGFYGDRLSSTPPNFYLPIESMPVLANVGYVHDPETHWLDIIGRVKPGVALGPLQQKVSAIVKQSIADNKDFIGDKGKALLAKTHVGLAPGGAGIEEMKDQYASNLRILMTISALVLLIACANIANLLLVRGMGRKTEMSVRTALGAMRRRIIGQLLTESLILALLSGFAGLAVAFAGTQMLLRMVFNGANRLPIQASPSPIVLGFALLLSLVTGVVFGIAPAWIAAQAQPADALRSGTRATSTGASLLQKGLVVLQAGLSLVLLVGAGLFSQNLAKLQHKDLKLESHNRYIVHINPQTAGYMAPQLEALYRTIEDRFHAVPGVKKVGISTYTPMEDNNWGNYLQVQGQPTHGIGASFVKTNAEYFASVGTHLLAGRGFTMRDTAAAPTVTIINQKLAQQLFQNSSPLGQHIGPPKSPGDYEIVGVVEDTAYTDVKWENHGMYFVPMMQRPASDTGPADKDEGLYAGAIVLQTERPMDNVEALARRTLASINPNLSVVKFQTFNAQIADRFTDDRTIARLTMLFGGLALLLASVGLYGVTSYTVARRTSEIGIRMALGAERASVVAMILRSAMLQAGIGLAIGIPVALFCVRYVKSQLYNISSVDPSVLAGAVVTLALAAGLAGLIPARRAASTDPAQALRME
- a CDS encoding ABC transporter ATP-binding protein; this encodes MIELKNLERSFRAGHEELWVLRRIALTIREGEFLTIMGPSGAGKSSLLNVLAMLDDQWRGEFFFEGLPVHAMNRKQRSDLARRRIGMVFQSYHLLDDLTVAENLDLPLTYKNIPSKERQALVADTLDRFQIVGKKDLFPNQLSGGQQQLVGIARAVIHKPSLLLADEPTGNLHSAQAREIMELFRELNAEGTTIVQVTHSESNAEYGSRTIELRDGWVHLNTANPPA
- a CDS encoding flavin monoamine oxidase family protein, with the translated sequence MMQSMTGTPSTLSATVQAPPFKAFFSRTDETKEPEPVPFDPRIERRGEAKRVLILGAGLSGLVAGYELMRAGHHVTILEAQTRPGGRVYTLRTPFSDGLTTEAGAGRIPASHAWTHHYIKHFGLKTVPFAPDSLTTLMSLHGKQVPLTPTVQLSQYFGLSTEEKNLGLAELAEKYIFPAIRKIQSALDINSSDWPPDSLRPFDRYTLSDFVRSQGASQVATDLLCSGITLRNASALNVLRILAQMHLTRLEKIQGGNDLLPRAIAAKLDERILYGARVVSFREEKSSVRATFMQEGKHHSLGADYLICTLPFSVLRRLEAMPDFTPLKRQAIQEMSYASIVKVALQTKTRDWEKRGLSGFAQADMAEIWNPSWDQPSPHGILQLYQEGKVAEDLDRMSPSQRLNFAATYIDRLFPGFSPDLERSTSYSWQLDPFAQGAGMTLLPGDLYSWYRAVASVEGRIHFAGEHTSATPSFMQGAVTSGYRAAKEVNEHI
- a CDS encoding TetR/AcrR family transcriptional regulator, encoding MASAPTTREHLLEVGLRQLRLTGYTATGVKEVLDLAKVPKGSFYHYFPSKEAFVSEVFARYAESEALRMAHTFGDESIPALKRLRRYFDEMFLAYGPKAEIRGCLVGNMSLEIADHSTKLQTQLEATYAAWQGGIADLLRQAIKRGELRKSVKPDALAEFILNGYEGALVRMKADQSDRPIKNFLYFVFEVLLKN
- a CDS encoding SDR family NAD(P)-dependent oxidoreductase, with protein sequence MSNSSTSSKGTALITGASTGIGAVYADRLAKRGYDLLLIARNGKLLSELANSLSTATGRKVEAFPADLTNKAELRKVEERLRTDTSITALVNNAGFGGVSTLLDSKVDDMENMIDLNVTALLRLTSAVLPGLLERKGGAIINIASIVALNPELLNGVYSGTKAFVLNLTQSLHKEVGDKGIQLQAVLPGGTATEFWDRAGIGGHQNLPSEMVMSSEEMVDASLAAFDRGELVTIPSLPDVTDWDKFNAARLVLLPNLSHKHSAARYGVR
- a CDS encoding ComF family protein, whose translation is MESAWAHGEEARIPCTICRFSPPPFVLAASFGSYEGTLRQMIHLLKFQGQTSLANILGDHLATTLEALHGKIPSEMLVLSVPLFRSKRPFNQSTLLARRAVAQVKRRHPAWNLRENHTLLRRVRPTQSQFQLSPRQRRLNLRGAFRVTRPGKIAGRDILLVDDIYTTGATARECSKTLLAAGAHSVHVLTLARAQQGQVAERWQPGTPLRTTQFGSA